A part of Salvelinus alpinus chromosome 23, SLU_Salpinus.1, whole genome shotgun sequence genomic DNA contains:
- the LOC139550922 gene encoding protein FAM131B-like, whose translation MIPKSRKSSDTRKAVSIQEIAALARSSLNGISQAMKDHVTKPTSLQGGRVAHLIEWKGWPKPTDSPTDPLHTHFNSYCHLTEGEQEARFAAGVAEQFAIAEAKLKAWASVDDDEEEADKEFLQNNRNTLTLSTRSDTAMSNHEPRVSFQAEIGSVKVPPFISSTIPVGSSSNSLHCDKPTSQNDPAPQQNDRPILESDRASPFHREGELVDGEDQPVPQLETGGGVCIVHKPDLMPRVRSSRFDSCYSTSHSESLGEEEAEEEDEEGSVFQEGRVWHSCQSQRSFFSDRGSSGVASFDEEE comes from the exons ATGATCCCCAAGTCAAGAAAATCTTCAGACACAAGAAAGGCAGTCAGCATCCAGGAGATTGCTGCTCTGGCCAGATCCTCTTTAAATG gcatATCCCAGGCGATGAAGGACCATGTGACCAAGCCCACGTCCCTGCAGGGTGGCAGGGTCGCCCACCTCATAGAGTGGAAGGGTTGGCCCAAACCCACAGACTCCCCCACggaccccctccacacacatttCAACTCCTACTGCCACCTCACTGAGGGAGAACAGGAGGCGCGCTTCGCTGCAG GAGTGGCAGAGCAGTTTGCTATCGCTGAGGCAAAGCTGAAAGCCTGGGCTTCTGTGGATGATGATGAGGAAGAAGCTGACAAAGAGTTCCTCCAGAACAAcagaaacacactcacactctctacCCGCTCAG ACACCGCAATGTCCAATCACGAGCCCCGAGTGTCATTCCAGGCTGAGATTGGCAGCGTTAAAGTTCCACCCTTTATCAGCTCAACCATTCCCGTTGGCTCTAGCAGCAACAGCCTGCACTGTGATAAGCCCACATCTCAGAATGACCCAGCTCCACAGCAAAATGACCGGCCTATTCTAGAGAGTGACCGGGCTAGCCCATTCCACAGAGAGGGGGAACTAGTGGATGGTGAGGATCAGCCTGTACCACAGCTAGAGACCGGTGGGGGTGTCTGTATCGTCCACAAGCCTGACTTGATGCCGAGGGTCAGAAGCAGTAGGTTTGACTCCTGCTATTCAACCTCTCACTCTGAGTCTCTTGGAGAGGAGGAAGCGGAAGAGGAAGACGAAGAAGGGAGTGTGTTTCAGGAAGGTAGAGTGTGGCACTCCTGCCAGAGCCAGAGAAGCTTCTTCTCCGACAGAGGCTCGTCGGGAGTGGCGTCATTCGATGAGGAAGAGtag